A genomic stretch from Acetobacter ascendens includes:
- a CDS encoding YfdX family protein translates to MRLKALFAASAVMLTTFSVAQAGTVHTTWEKFKAGHSMHRLSVDGQKAMMDVFQARDLLAQGKTDAAIPPLYDAQKCFKAASADNKKFFAAESQLQPAPQHPVSATHTPVANPTTWVPVGGEFIVSETLAPEKQAALANANKQFQAGQTQQAQQSLQVVGEDADFILALAPLEQSEGALYRAKVFTEGRQPQQAVEALNQLLDGIVFVSDDVVEKVAPSTPAKKSN, encoded by the coding sequence ATGCGTTTAAAAGCTCTTTTTGCAGCGTCTGCTGTAATGCTCACCACTTTTTCTGTGGCTCAGGCAGGTACAGTGCATACCACATGGGAAAAGTTTAAGGCTGGTCACTCCATGCACCGTCTTTCTGTTGATGGCCAGAAAGCCATGATGGACGTGTTTCAGGCGCGTGATCTGCTGGCTCAGGGCAAAACCGATGCCGCCATTCCGCCGCTGTACGATGCGCAAAAGTGTTTCAAGGCTGCCAGTGCAGATAACAAAAAGTTCTTTGCGGCAGAAAGCCAGCTTCAGCCAGCACCGCAGCATCCGGTTTCTGCAACCCATACGCCGGTTGCTAACCCCACAACATGGGTACCTGTTGGTGGTGAATTTATTGTAAGCGAAACACTGGCGCCAGAAAAACAGGCTGCGTTGGCAAATGCCAACAAGCAGTTCCAAGCTGGGCAGACCCAGCAGGCACAGCAGAGCCTACAGGTTGTGGGTGAAGATGCAGATTTCATTCTGGCTCTTGCTCCGCTGGAACAAAGCGAAGGCGCCCTGTACCGCGCAAAAGTGTTTACAGAAGGCCGCCAGCCGCAGCAGGCTGTAGAAGCACTTAACCAGCTTCTGGATGGCATTGTATTTGTTTCTGACGATGTGGTGGAAAAAGTTGCTCCTTCCACACCGGCTAAAAAATCGAACTAA
- a CDS encoding IS5-like element IS12528 family transposase, which translates to MWTPAQRGRMAGITRKTKRYPSDLTDEEWERIAPLMPPANRRGRKRTTDFREIINALRYLVRSGCGWEMLPVHFGPWQTVYWWFRRLMRRFLFQTIHDVCLMLDREATGRETSPSGGVIDSQSIKAPHAKTRGYDAGKKIVGRKRHIAVDTDGRLLLVQLTTADISDSAGGQMILDAIRKRWPWVKHLFADGAYDRLQLMDKATFLDFTVEIIRRSETAKGFEILPRRWVVERTFGWMIRWRRLVKDYEQRIDVAEAMIHIAMGSLMLRRNAHP; encoded by the coding sequence ATGTGGACGCCAGCACAACGAGGCCGCATGGCCGGAATTACACGCAAGACGAAACGCTATCCGTCTGATCTGACAGATGAGGAATGGGAGCGCATAGCGCCTCTGATGCCCCCTGCGAACCGGCGTGGTCGGAAACGGACAACCGATTTCCGTGAGATCATCAATGCTCTGCGCTATCTCGTGCGCTCAGGCTGCGGTTGGGAGATGCTTCCGGTTCATTTTGGCCCATGGCAAACGGTTTACTGGTGGTTCCGCAGGCTGATGCGCCGTTTCCTGTTCCAGACCATTCATGATGTCTGTCTGATGCTCGATCGTGAAGCGACAGGACGCGAAACCAGTCCATCGGGTGGTGTCATTGATAGCCAGAGTATCAAGGCACCCCACGCAAAGACACGTGGTTATGACGCAGGCAAGAAGATCGTCGGTCGGAAACGTCACATCGCAGTTGATACGGATGGCCGCCTTCTCCTGGTCCAGCTGACAACAGCCGATATTTCGGACAGTGCAGGAGGACAGATGATCCTTGATGCCATTCGCAAACGCTGGCCTTGGGTGAAGCACCTGTTTGCCGATGGAGCCTATGACCGCCTCCAGTTGATGGATAAGGCCACTTTTCTCGACTTCACAGTCGAGATCATCCGGCGGTCAGAGACAGCAAAAGGGTTTGAAATCCTGCCGCGTCGGTGGGTTGTGGAACGGACCTTCGGTTGGATGATCCGCTGGCGTCGCCTTGTGAAGGACTACGAACAGCGGATCGACGTCGCAGAGGCCATGATCCACATCGCCATGGGAAGCCTCATGCTACGCCGAAACGCTCATCCGTGA
- a CDS encoding DUF2501 domain-containing protein: MSKRALSAAGMAQAQNTPSHLPAGTTFPTAPADALPVTDPAHPASAPTYGAQVVGNVSGTSTTATPGVLGEGGLPSIENASTGNVAGLLSYCVHKNYASGTTPRSVARNLSKRPDVRNDQGYSLGGQGLLQNSTSKPFDIATLELSKRVKLCSDLTKKGQSLTD; the protein is encoded by the coding sequence ATTTCCAAAAGGGCTCTAAGTGCTGCAGGTATGGCACAAGCACAGAACACGCCTTCCCACCTTCCAGCAGGCACCACATTTCCGACCGCTCCTGCAGATGCCCTTCCGGTAACAGATCCGGCTCATCCGGCTTCTGCCCCTACTTATGGCGCACAGGTTGTGGGGAATGTTTCGGGCACCTCTACCACAGCCACCCCCGGCGTTTTGGGAGAAGGCGGCCTGCCATCAATAGAAAACGCAAGCACTGGCAATGTGGCTGGTCTACTTTCCTATTGCGTGCATAAAAATTATGCCTCTGGCACAACACCACGCAGTGTAGCCCGCAATCTTTCCAAACGCCCAGATGTGCGGAACGATCAGGGATATTCTTTAGGGGGGCAAGGGTTGCTACAAAACAGCACATCCAAACCCTTTGATATTGCCACGCTTGAGCTTTCCAAGCGTGTAAAGTTGTGCAGCGACCTTACAAAAAAAGGCCAAAGCCTGACAGACTAA